The Aedes aegypti strain LVP_AGWG chromosome 3, AaegL5.0 Primary Assembly, whole genome shotgun sequence genome contains a region encoding:
- the LOC5567363 gene encoding lipase member H-A isoform X1, giving the protein MVRNAVLICILLRIANFVIADRSSIIFLEDDDDDSNSFAARFNLDMDDMEYDQDNGNDSLIPKLVLDRDEEQNYIALPDKEGQFQVVPRLAVIESRKNSTRFEAADFVKFHFYARSNNYQPVELRYDQIRFLPDHHGFNVKLPTKILVHGWLGGSDSDVIEPLAMDFLEQGNFNVIAVDWEKGARTLLYPVARYRVEKVAELVAAVINQLLEFGQTPDQIGIIGHSLGAHIAGLAGKKANKKVGFIVGLDPAAPLFRLKKPNERLSNSDAQYVEVIHTNGKALGMFGNIGKADFYPNGGSSQPGCGWNLSCSHQRAVDYFKESLKSKNYFANRCTDVTDLNPKCALGRATMGGLEALKTRGKPGGVYYASTAPDKPFLRSLDV; this is encoded by the exons ATGGTGCGAAATGCTGTGCTGATCTGCATATTGCTGAGGATAGCGAACTTCGTGATTGCAG ACCGTTCCAGCATCATATTCCTCGAGGATGACGACGATGATTCGAATTCATTCGCCGCCCGGTTCAACCTGGACATGGACGACATGGAGTACGACCAGGACAATGGCAATGATTCGTTGATTCCGAAACTGGTTCTAGACCGCGACGAAGAGCAAAACTACATTGCCCTCCCGGACAAGGAGGGACAATTTCAAGTCGTGCCCCGATTGGCAGTGATTGAGAGCCGCAAGAACAGCACCCGATTTGAAGCGGCCGATTTTGTCAAGTTCCATTTCTATGCCAGATCGAACAACTACCAACCCGTTGAACTGCGGTACGATCAGATACGGTTCCTTCCGGATCACCATGGGTTCAACGTGAAACTGCCGACGAAGATTTTGGTGCACGGTTGGCTCGGCGGGTCCGATTCGGATGTGATTGAACCACTGGCTATGGACTTTCTTGAACAGGGTAACTTCAACGTCATTGCCGTAGATTGGGAGAAGGGAGCGCGGACGCTGTTGTATCCTGTAGCTAGATATAGGGTCGAGAAAGTGGCCGAGTTGGTCGCCGCCGTCATAAACCAGCTACTCGAGTTTGGCCAAACTCCGGATCAGATTGGAATCATTGGCCACAGTTTGGGAGCGCACATTGCTGGATTGGCTGGGAAAAAGGCAAATAAGAAGGTTGGTTTTATAGTGGGGCTTGATCCGGCTGCTCCCTTGTTCCGATTGAAGAAGCCGAATGAACGCCTGTCGAACAGTGATGCCCAATATGTGGAAGTTATCCATACGAATGGGAAGGCGTTAGGGATGTTTGGAAACATTGGAAAGGCCGACTTCTATCCGAATGGAGGATCGAGTCAGCCTGGCTGCGGATGGAATCTTAGCTGTAGCCATCAGCGAGCAGTTGATTATTTCAAGGAGTCACTCAAGAGCAAGAATTATTTCGCCAACCGATGTACTGATGTTACAGATCTAAATCCTAAGTGTGCTTTGGGCAGGGCAACTATGGGAGGTCTGGAAGCACTTAAGACCCGTGGCAAACCGGGTGGCGTATATTATGCCTCAACCGCGCCAGATAAGCCGTTCTTGCGAAGTCTCGATGTATGA